The sequence below is a genomic window from Molothrus ater isolate BHLD 08-10-18 breed brown headed cowbird unplaced genomic scaffold, BPBGC_Mater_1.1 matUn_MA728, whole genome shotgun sequence.
CCCCAAGTCCTGAGTGATCATGGAAGGGGGGGGACACACGGGGTGGGGGGGAACAACAAGGACACCCAAACCCCCCCGAAACTGGGGTGGGCTTGGAGGGACCCCAAATATGGGGGGGGACACCCAGTCCAGAAAGTGCAGTGCAGCCTTTGGGGTGACACCAGGGCGGGGGGGGTCCCCTCGTCACCCCCTTTCACAGTCTCTAGGGGGGGCACCCTTCCCTTTtaggggagggggggggggtggggtgtccccaaaatcacccccccccccatgcCGGGGTGCCCCCTCCCCCCATTGCCACTGatgagttttttttcccccatttctccccattttctgggggggggggggaggggaaggggggcaggaaaagggggtggggggtggggggaggggcttCCCCgccccccccctcctcctcaaaggatggaggggatgggggagCGGGGGCGCcggggggggctgggggagctgaaggggggggcggcgggggccaCCCGCACCCCCGTGATGCTGTTGAGGCTCCGCGACTTCTCGTAGCCTTGGGAGACAAAAAATTGGGGAGGGGAGTCAgcacccccccaaaaaaaccccaaaacaccctcagccccccccccctttcATTTCCCAAACCCCCCTCAAAACTGGGAAacacccccccccaaaaatgggaTGTGAGACCCCACTCCCTCCAAAATCTTGGGGCCCCCCCCCAAAACTGGACAggaccccccacccccccccccctccccaaaggGTTTAGGacctcccccccaaaaaactggGGACCCCCCCCAATAACTTGGGACCCCCCCAAGAATTGGGACCCCTTCCCCCAGGAAACGGGGACCCCTCTCCAAAGAATTGGGACCTCCCCCAAAAACttgggaccccccccccccaaagaATTGGGACCCCCTCAAGAATTGGGACCCCTTCCCCCAGGAAATGGGGACCCCCCCCTAAAAGTTGAGGACCCCCCGCAAAGATTTGGGACGCCTGCAAAAATTGGGGACCCCCTCAAAGATTTGGGATGCCCCCAAAAATTGGGGACCCCATTACGGGGGTGGGGGGAGCCCCTCTAGTTTAGGACCCTCCTGCAAATGTGGGGGCCCTCCCCCCCAGGAATTGGGGTTGCCTCCCCAAAATTTGGGGACCCCCCAAGGGATACTGAGGAGATGGGGGGAAGCACCCCAAAAAAGCCTGGGAGGGTCTCCAGGtgttttttggggttcccaggtGTTTTTTAGGGGTCCTAattgtgatttttggggttcccaggtGATTTTAGGGGCTCCCGGGTGTTTTGGGGCTTCCCGTGTATTTTTGGGATTCCCAGGTGGTTTTTGAGGGTCCccaggtttggttttgggggttcccGGGTGTTTTTGGTGCTCCCAAATGTGTTTTTGGGGCTCCCGGGTATTTTTTGGGGTCCCCAAGTGTTTTTTGGCGGGTCCAGGTGTTTTTTGAGGGCTCCCAGATGTTTTTTGGGGGTTCCCGGGCATTTTTGGTCCTGCCAGgtgtggttttggggtccccaggtgtggttttggggtcccaaggtgtggttttggggtccccaggtattttggggggggggggtcccaggtgCCGCCCCTCCCCCATCCCCCGGTGAAGCAGCGCCGCGGTGCGGGGGTGGGGGCGGGGATTGCGCATGCGCAGCGGTGCGAGGTGGGCGGGGTTATGCGCCGGGGGGCGTGGCCAGGGTGAGGGCGCCCCCTCCCGGCTGACCTGCGGCAACGTCGGGGGTCTCAGGCGGTGACGAGCGCTGGGGACagaaggggagaggggaggggtCACCCCGGGAGGGACCCCCCTATGGGAACAGGGACACCCTaaaagggacagggacaccctatggggacagggaccctctatggggacagggacacccctatggggacagggaccctctATGAGGACAGGGTCACCCCGGGTGGGACCCCCCTATGGGGATGGACACACCCCtaatggggacagggacaccctaAAAGGGTCAGGGACACCCTAATGGGACAGGGACCCTctatggggacagggacaccccaagAGGGACCCTCCTATGGGGAGAGGGACCCCCTAAAAGGGACAGGGACCCTCtacggggacagggacaccctaatgggacagggacccccaaatgaggacagggacaccccggGAGGGACCCCCCCCTATGGAGACAGGGACACCCTAAAAGGGACAAGGACCCTCTATAGGGACAAAGACCCCCTAattgggacagggacaccctaaaagtgacagggacaccccgAGAGGGACCCctatggggacagggacaccctaAAAGTGACAGGGACCCTCTATAGGGACAAGGACCctcagacagggacagggacacccaaatggggacagggacccccccccgccccccttGGCATGGGCGGAGCCCGCAGCCAGCCCCGCCCCTTGCACGCGCGTGTGCAAGGGacacccagagccccccagcgCCGGGGGGTCTGTGCAAGCTCGGCCCCCCCAGTTTGGCCCAGTTTGGGGGGGCTGTGCAAGCTCGGCCCCCCCAGTTTGGCCCAGTTTGGGGGGGCTGTGCAAGCTCGGCCCCTCCAGTTTGGCCCAGTTCCCCCAGTTTGGCCCAGTTCTCCCAGTTTGGGGGGGCTGCGCAAACTCTGCCCCCCCAGTTTGCCCAGTTTGGGGGAGGGGCGGGACTGGGAGGCACATGCaggaagggggaaggaggatTTGGGGACCCCCCCCGGGGGGTTTTGGGGTACCCTAGGGGGGGGTTACCATTAcccccaggattttggggtacCCGAGGAGGTTTTCGGGTACCCTGGGGTGTTTTGAGGGGGGCGGTGTTTTTGGGGTACCCCAAGATGGGGTTTTTGGTACCCCCAAGATCTGGGGGGTGCCTGTCGGGGGGTGGGAGGTTTGGGGTATTGTGAGGagtttgtggggtgttttggggtaccctggggtgttttggggtaCCCGGCGGTCCCCCCTCACCCACCTTTGCgcagggtggttttggggtaCCGTGAGGAGTTTTTGGGGTACCCGGGggggggttggttttggggtaccctgggggtggttttggggtacCCTGGTGTGTTTTGGGGTACCCAGGGGTCCCCCCCTCGCCCACCTTTGCGCAGGGGTCCCTCGGGGGGTgggggttggttttggggtaccctggggttggttttggggtacccgggggggggggttggttttggggtaccctgggggtggttttggggtacCCTGGTGTGTTTTGGGGTACCCAGGGGTCCCCCCCTCGCCCACCTTTGCGCAGGGGTCCCTCGGGGgtggggttggttttggggtaccctggggttggttttggggtacccgggggggggggttggttttggggtaccctgggggtggttttggggtacCCTGGTGTGTTTTGGGGTACCCAGGGGTCCCCCCTCGCCCACCTTTGCGCAGGGGTCCCTCGGGGGGGGGCGCGTAGTCCGGCCCCAGCAGGAAGCAGGCGCGGTCGCGGCCGCAGCGCTCGCGGCCccccccgggcccggcgggggcGTTTTGGGGGGGCCCCAGGCCGCGCTCCTCGGGGGACAGGGGCTGATCGATGGGGGGACAATCCTCCTGCGCCAGCGCCGCGCGGCCCGCCTCGCCGTTGGGACGGGATTCTGTGGAAATGGGGGGACGGCGCggaattgggggggggggaacccCGAAACTGGGATGGGAACCCCTGAAACTGGGgtgggattctgtgaaaatggGGGGGGACAGCACGGAATTGGGGGGGACAGCACGGAATTGGGGTGGGGATACCAAAATTGGGACgggattctgtgaaaatggGGGGACAGCACAGAACTGGGGGGGGAACCCCAAAACTGGGATGGGAACCCCTGAAATTGGGGTGGGATTCTGTGAAAACGGGGGGACAGCGCGGAATTGGGGGGGGGAACCCCAAAACTGGGATGGGAACCCCTGAAACTGGGGTGGGATTCTGTGAAAACGGGGGGACAGCACGGAATTGAGGTGGGGACACCGGAATTGGGGTGGGAACCATGAATTTGGGatgggattctgtgaaaatggGGGGCCAGCGCGGAATTGGGGTGGGAACCCCAaaactgggatggggacagcacGGAATTGGGGTGGGAACCATGAAATTGGGGTGGGAAATGGGAACCCCAAAATtgggatgggaaatgggaaCCCCCCCCCGTTGGGACGGGATTCTGTGAAACAGGGGGGGACAGCATGGAATTGGGGTGGGAACCCCGAAattgggatggggacaccccGAAATtgggatgggaaatgggaaacCCCGAAATTGGGATGGGAACCCCGGAATTGGGATGGGAACCCCGAAattgggatggggacaccccGAAATtgggatgggaaatgggaaacCCCGAAATTGGGATGGGAACCCCACCGGGACACGCCCAGGACACGCCCAGGTAGGGGTGGGGTCATTTTGATGGAGCTTAAATTGTTAAAGTCGGTTTAAAATCGGGCAAAGGCCCCGCTGGAGGGAGGGGGAGTGGGGTTTAAATATTCTTGAGTGGCTGTAAATGTCAGGAATTCACAGAAAATGTGCCCaaatccccccccccaaaatgcaaaaaattattCCCCCCCAAAATGTGCCAAAATAACCCCAACAGGTGCCAAAATAttgccccaaaatgcaccaaaTTCTCCCCTAAATATTCCCCAAAATGCACCAAATTCCCCTGAAAATGTGCCAAACTCCTCTCAAAATATCCCAAACACttcccaaaataccccaaattcACCTCAAAATGCACCAAATTgcccccaaaatgccccaaattTGCCTCAAAATATCCCAAATGCTTCCCAAAATATGCTTCCCAAAATGCAtcaaattcaccccaaaatatcc
It includes:
- the LOC118701132 gene encoding uncharacterized protein LOC118701132 isoform X2, yielding MLSPPVSQNPVPTGGGSHFPSQFWGSHFPPQFHGSHPNSVLSPSQFWGSHPNSALAPHFHRIPSQIHGSHPNSGVPTSIPCCPPVFTESHPSFRGSHPSFGVPPPNSALSPRFHRIPPQFQGFPSQFWGSPPSSVLSPHFHRIPSQFWYPHPNSVLSPPIPCCPPPFSQNPTPVSGVPIPVSGFPPPQFRAVPPFPQNPVPTARRAARRWRRRIVPPSISPCPPRSAAWGPPKTPPPGPGGAASAAAATAPASCWGRTTRPPPRDPCAKRSSPPETPDVAAGYEKSRSLNSITGVRVAPAAPPFSSPSPPRRPRSPIPSIL
- the LOC118701132 gene encoding uncharacterized protein LOC118701132 isoform X1 yields the protein MTPPLPGRVLGVSRWGSHPNFGVSHFPSQFRGVPIPISGFPSQFRGSHPNFGVSHFPSQFRGVPIPISGFPPQFHAVPPCFTESRPNGGGFPFPIPILGFPFPTPISWFPPQFRAVPIPVLGFPPQFRAGPPFSQNPIPNSWFPPQFRCPHLNSVLSPRFHRIPPQFQGFPSQFWGSPPQFRAVPPFSQNPTPISGVPIPVLGFPPQFCAVPPFSQNPVPILVSPPQFRAVPPNSVLSPPIFTESHPSFRGSHPSFGVPPPPIPRRPPISTESRPNGEAGRAALAQEDCPPIDQPLSPEERGLGPPQNAPAGPGGGRERCGRDRACFLLGPDYAPPPEGPLRKALVTA